A single region of the Vanacampus margaritifer isolate UIUO_Vmar chromosome 13, RoL_Vmar_1.0, whole genome shotgun sequence genome encodes:
- the fpgt gene encoding fucose-1-phosphate guanylyltransferase, with translation MDIGANNVNQDCVRQLQMATREKLRKFNCLRGREVACGEFWDAVVVTAVDERQKDAYELQIREKMDRKELPLGIQYKVFSDPPGCKIGNGGSTLHVLERLRDIYGKTLCRMKVMLIHAGGSSQRLPSASALGKIFAAVPLGEPLYQMLELKLAMYVDFPDRMKPGVLVTCADDIELYGIAGNASVALDKPGFTALAHPSPLSIGTTHGVFVLKPREDGDWSEMENRTCLRFLHKPSVDTMRDTGAVCQRRSNCFPLSDAEFVYTDSTFYVDFETSQRLLGVLKEIEPLECEIDAYGDFLQALGPDASIEYTRNTADVAKEDDGLVEIRQKIFRLLRETPLNVILLNNSKFYHIGTTTEYLFHLTADDALRNELGLLSSAFNARPKEKADAASCVMHSVLEPTCSVGAGSVVEYCRLGEGVSVGRDAVVSSCRVSPGSSVPAGVFMHSLCVTRQDRTGFVTVAFGINDDLKRCVKASASTEALTLLGVTLEACVSLWGLDRRDLRFSGDVSRCSLWTACLFPVCEDQERSFSASLNMLQAVVSRCAFTGPKDTKLISMHEALLGKNLQEMLNFRKGLYRDISQRS, from the exons ATGGACATTGGAGCTAACAACGTGAATCAAGACTGTGTCCGACAGTTGCAAATGGCAACTAGAGAAAAATTGAGAAAGTTCAATTGTTTGCgcg GTCGAGAGGTTGCGTGCGGTGAGTTTTGGGATGCGGTGGTTGTTACTGCCGTGGACGAAAGGCAGAAAGACGCCTACGAGCTTCAGATAAGAGAAAAAATGGACAGGAAAGAGCTCCCGCTTGGTATTCAGTACAAAGTCTTCTCGGATCCACCTGGTTGTAAAATAG GCAACGGCGGCTCCACTCTGCACGTTTTGGAGCGCCTCAGAGACATCTACGGCAAGACCCTTTGCAGGATGAAAGTCATGCTGATCCATGCAG GTGGCTCGAGTCAGCGCCTGCCCAGTGCCAGCGCGCTCGGGAAGATCTTCGCCGCCGTGCCATTGGGTGAGCCCCTCTACCAGATGCTGGAGCTCAAACTTGCCATGTATGTGGATTTCCCCGATCGCATGAAGCCCGGCGTGCTGGTGACCTGCGCGGACGATATCGAGCTCTACGGTATCGCCGGGAATGCGAGCGTCGCGTTGGACAAGCCCGGCTTTACCGCTCTGGCCCACCCCTCGCCGCTTTCCATCGGCACCACCCACGGCGTGTTTGTTTTGAAGCCGCGCGAGGACGGCGACTGGTCGGAAATGGAGAACAGGACCTGCTTGCGCTTTCTACACAAGCCAAGTGTTGATACCATGCGAGACACGGGCGCCGTTTGTCAAAGAAGAAGCAATTGTTTCCCTTTATCTGATGCAGAGTTTGTCTACACGGACAGTACCTTTTATGTGGACTTTGAGACGTCGCAGCGTCTCCTCGGCGTCCTCAAAGAGATCGAACCGTTGGAGTGCGAGATCGACGCGTACGGTGATTTCCTCCAAGCGTTAGGCCCGGATGCCTCGATAGAATATACCCGCAACACGGCCGACGTCGCCAAAGAGGACGACGGCTTGGTGGAAATCCGCCAGAAGATTTTCCGTCTTCTCCGGGAAACGCCGCTTAACGTGATCCTACTTAACAACTCCAAGTTTTATCACATCGGGACCACGACGGAATACCTCTTCCACCTCACCGCGGACGACGCCCTGAGGAACGAGCTGGGTCTCCTGTCTTCCGCGTTCAACGCGCGCCCGAAGGAAAAAGCCGACGCGGCATCCTGCGTGATGCACAGCGTCCTCGAACCGACTTGCTCGGTGGGGGCCGGATCGGTGGTGGAGTACTGCAGACTCGGAGAGGGGGTGTCCGTCGGCCGGGATGCGGTCGTCAGCAGCTGCCGGGTCAGCCCCGGTTCCTCGGTGCCCGCCGGGGTCTTCATGCATTCGCTGTGCGTGACCCGGCAGGACAGAACGGGCTTCGTAACCGTCGCCTTCGGAATTAACGACGACTTGAAACGATGCGTGAAAGCTTCCGCGTCGACGGAAGCGTTGACTCTTTTGGGCGTGACTCTGGAAGCTTGCGTGTCCCTCTGGGGTCTGGACCGCCGTGACTTGCGGTTCTCCGGTGACGTGTCCCGCTGTAGTTTGTGGACCGCTTGTTTGTTCCCTGTTTGCGAGGACCAAGAACGCTCGTTCTCGGCGTCGCTCAACATGTTGCAAGCGGTTGTGAGCAGATGTGCCTTCACCGGACCCAAAGACACAAAACTTATATCTATGCATGAAGCACTGCTGGGTAAGAACCTGCAGGAGATGCTGAACTTCAGGAAGGGACTCTATCGAGACATCTCGCAGAGATCGTGA